In Lycium ferocissimum isolate CSIRO_LF1 chromosome 7, AGI_CSIRO_Lferr_CH_V1, whole genome shotgun sequence, the sequence tatacatcaATACAGTATCATTCATAAGGTGTACTACTCATATTGTATTACATAAATACAGAACATATACATGAATACAGTATATCTATTAATCAAACTCAATCACAACAAAAATACAATATGAAAAAAGACAAAATACAGATACTGCAATCAAATACATAATTGATTTATTGGCTGTATCTATAATCAATCCTATTTATtcactaaaaaaaaacaaatacaacATTCACTAAATATAAAATACAGTGTATTTAGGGATTACAATACCGGTTCTACCACCCCACTAGTTTTGAAGACTTATCTTCATCAACACTTTTACCCCCCACTGCTTATGAAGACTCCTCTTCAGCAACACTTTTACCCTTGCTCTCAACATCAATTTTAGCCTTGCTCTTTGTGGAGGCAACAATGACTTTTCTACGCTTTTCACTACTTGATTCAGAGACTTTGGACTTCAATAGAGTCTGAACACTATTTTTCTGCTTGGTATATTTTGCACCTTCCTCTTCCGTAATTTCAATACCTACAGGATCATGGCGCATCTTAATACTACTCTCGGCAGCCATTTTAGCAACAGAGCCTGCAATTTCGTCTTCATCTTGAGTGATACACAAATCAAAAGATGGAGCATCATCAAAATACTGGACAAAATTGGGTATACCTCTAGTAACTCGGGTTGGAGTGCTTTAGTCCGCCATTAAACAACTTCTAACCTTTTTCGAAAAAACTCTAGCAATGTTGTAAAATTGTTGCTTAGAATCAGTGAAAGGGAAGAACCTATGAAACAAGATACACTATAAACAACTAAAAATTACCCCAAAAACTTACCTATTAGTGCGCAACTAAAATTTAGGATGAATGAAACAGTGAGGATCGTGCACAAGgtaaatggagaaaaaataggAGAAGATtggtagagaaagagagagaaagcgGTTTGAAATTGGCTGAATTGGGGATCATACGCCTTCTTTTGGTTTTACTGTCTTTTACCTTATTAGTTACTAAATGTCATTAATACCCAATTATTAGCTATAGGACGTAATTAAGTGAAACTATAGTTACGAAATTTAATTACCTCTTAACAGTTTGTTAAGCCACGTAATTTTCCCTTTAATATTTGACCATAGCTAAGTGATATGCATTTTCACTTATATTTATAGGTTTTTTAGGTTAATCTAATTAGGTGTAAACACCACATGCATCTAAATATTGACTTTGGTTCTCCACCAAATCCCAAAGTTATTCTTACTTGACGATTTCACAATTAGCTTTTCACCTGATAATTAAGAATTGAGAAGCTCTTCCAAAAACTAGTGTACatgatttttaaatatatataaagactTAATTATATACAAAGAAAAGCAATTCTGTGAATTAAGGGCGGTCTTATTAAgttaccaaaaaagaaaagaaaaaggatgatcTTATTAGTTACCAGTAATCTTTTTGGTAAACGAACTCAAGCAATGCATAACCTCCAACTCCTCCTCACTCCATGCATTGTTTTAAAAGACGAGAACGATATGGAGGCGTTTTAGTAGTATTTGGAATGGGAGCATTAGTTCTGAGGCAAAAGTGTAAATCccatccatttttttcttttcaaaaatgtataaattattaGTGAAAGTATAAAACATGTATAAAACTTGTATAAAATCGAAAACTACAATGTATTAATTGAAATATCTGCACATGACAATGACTAATTAAGCCATTAACTTTATTACATATTCTAAAACAAAACCATATAGTGtactattattttatataaaaaagcGTACAAGATCACCAATATAACATGCAAAACTCGCATAAGACGTACAAGACGAACAAACTGACACAAAGTATGGCCTGGGTACTAACTTGTCACGCAAGGGCGAAAGACAAATTCAACTAGTATTTCGTTTAAAGCATGGACTCCAAATTAGTTGACACAATTTGTGTAGAAAATGAACGAGTGTTTGGATCAGTGTTTAAAGGCAGTTTTGGGACCCCGAGGCGGGGTATTGGCTAAACGCTTCGAGGCTCACATGTGGGGCTTAGTTCTGTGAGTCTTACGCTCTAAACGCCCGATTGTACGCTATAAACATGCCTAACGCCCAACGCTCGGGGCTCGCCTAATAGTTCTTGCACAAATTATGTGTCAAATTCCTTAATTAATATTGGTGaccctcataattctttaaTAAATGAATGATGCTTCATAGTTTTttccatctatagaaataagaagattgagagtaactaaaataaaacatatacaCGTattaacttatacatataccctacataaaattaacttatacatatattattacCTAGATGTTGATGCCCGTGCTTCGCACcggcctaataggtctaatATGAGCTAACGCCAAACATAATATTAGTATGACAACATTTTCGTTCGAAGAAGTACGTACAGGAAATTATTTGGTTTCATTTCCTCTCAAAGTTTTTGTTCCGTTGAAATCTTTACATTCTACTGGTCCTAATCAAAACTTTAGTAGTATAATTTAATAATGTAAcataacttattattttttaattatgagaacattcatttcttaagttgtaaagCACTAAGAATCTAACATTCTATCTGTTTTTTACTATCGCTTAATGCTATAAATTTATTAGGTTTGCAAAGATATATATTTGCTTCTTAGGTTAAATTGTATTTTATACAACAACCGTGAATCATTATACATTATTCTCCTGAAGATCAATCATTTCTTATTTACCATTCACAAATAAAATTTAGAAAGTTTAGCGCATAATTCAAATGCGTAATTTATCTCGAGATAACGTAAAAGTTGTTAGCATGATACAATGTTTGCTTTGTTCTTCTTTCATAATTACAATGATATATTGTTAATAAGTACTTTTATCATTTATATcaatttagtgaaaatattaTCGTGTAGTCTCACATCAtaaatgtattttctttaaaatttaatttaaattctacTAAAGTTTATGTTATATAGTTACAcatctaattaattttttgaccaatatatttttcttttatttcaaaatttattcttattaatgttaattggttatataatttctcaaattgcaattattttattcattattttgtcagctttttaaataaaaatccgcttgaatatttttacttatattactaataagttgtatgttcaaaacacgattaatataacactGTGGTTTGTGCttcgtatccaaaactttattatattaatgtttgctacgaatacaaagtttgcaaaaatttattattactttttaaaagggaagacttatttaaaaggaaactattttctcCTCTTTGAGACAAAACAATAAAGAATATTTAAATATCGATTGATAACTTgaattttaattgattaatttaaaggtgtaaaatattctattgttaatgtatgtagattggacctaaacaatacttattattttttatcaaattttgatttgaataattctaaaattaaatcaaatttacattagttcaaattattaaattaattttacatgtttaaaatgaaataaagtagaaatttaattttctatttaaacgaagaactactattttttagttttaggtaaatattcttggtttagctcattttacttgtcgtgttatcttttgcatgtttttttaaggaaacgtcaattagaattagaatttgactaatttaccttatttattatttgatctccatttaatattattttttcttttacgacattaatctcttttcacatttattagagtaagaataaaaatgaaaaagtaattaaattctatcttattttaaaatataaatattttagtatatttattttagtaaatataataaataaatgacatgACGGAAGAGCAAATAtaacagttaaatatctagattagatctcagtctaatataaaagaagaaaggaaattatATGGTTTGTCTATTtaactttttgaagaaaagcaataatatggggtccacatttttgctgtacaataatttcatttcttcccactaatgggttgatacgcatgtggcattgaatccaccattattgacttaataaGGATACTTtaggaattacatgaatattatttgattttttaatatgggatccatgatttttttttatgtattacttatttttttacctGAGTTGGAGGACGGACGACTATCCTCCTCCAAACTCATGTTTCTataaaagtataaatataaatataaataccTGCATTATTCTAACCAGTTGCCAAACCAAAGTACTTGTAATTTATCCTTGTAGTTTCACATTCAGAGTCACCAAACGTCGTCGTAATCTGACATACAAATATCTCCCTCTCACTGTTACCCTTAAACCCTCCAAAAGAGGGGCTTAAACCCTAAAAACCCTATCCTCTCAATTCCTCTTCTTCAAAACCCTAATTTCTTCGCCCTTTATATTTATCTCCATTTTTCCATGCCTGTCAAGCTATTACCACAGCTTCGTCTCTTCAATTCAACAATCCCATTTACTCATTTCCCCACTATGAAATGCAGTTCAACCTTAAAGCCTAAAACAGTACCCGTTTTTTCAAGAATGTTCCCACACAAGCTCAAGTACAGGTCAATTGGGTTTCCGATTTTACCCGCTCCGGGTCAACAAGAGCTTCGTAAGTTCTCGACCCGATCCGGTAGACCCGGGTCGGGTTCGGGTCCCGTTTCCAAGAGCTTGATTGAAGATGAAGCTGAACTTAGTGATTGGGTTAGTGGGTTGAGGTCAGATTCTTCGTTTAAGAAAACTCAGGTGTATAGTGATAGTGATGATAATGAAGAAAGGGGTAGGGGTAAATTTGGTAATAAGAGAAGtagagatgatgatgatgatgatgattttagtGGGCCTGATAGGAGAAGTGGAGGACGAGGTGGAATGCAGTCGAATTCGAGGAATGGAGGGAGGTTTGGAAGTGAATTCGGGGGTGGTAGAGGTGGAGGACGAGGTGGAATGCACTCGAATTTGAGGGGTGGAGGGAGGTTTGGAAATGATAGGGGTGGAAGAAGTGGCGGTCGAGATCGAATGGAGTCGTCAACGAGGGGTGGAGGAAGGTTTGGAAGTGAGGGTAGAGGAAGTGGAGGTCGGGATCGGAAGGAGTCGTCAACGAGGGGAGGAAGATTTGGTAGTGAGGGTAGAGGAAGTGGAGGTCGGGATCGGATGGAGTCGTCCTCGAGGGGAGGAAGGTTTGGAAGTGATGGAGGGAGAGGTGGAGGCCGAGATAGGATGGAGTCCTCATCGCGGGGAGGAAGGTTTGGAAGTGATGTAGGGAGAGGTGGAAGCCGAGATAGGATGGAGTCCTTTCCGAGGAAAGGGGGAAGGTTTGGAAGTGAAATAGCGAGTCCGAGTGAGAGTAGGAGGGGTAATGGCAGGGTTGGTAGTGGATATGGTAGAGAAATGGGAGCACAAGGTGGTAGTAGTAGGTTAGGGAGGAAAGAAGGAACGGGTATGGGGCGAGGGAGTTCGATGTTGTTGGATGAAGATGATACaaatgatgagaatgaaagtgAGGATGAGGAAGAGGAGAATGGTTATAAGGGGTTTCGGAATTTGATTGATAGTGAGGAAGAAAGTGAAGAATCTGATGAAGACGATGAGGTTAAGGATGAAAAAGTGATATCTTTGGAAAAGGAGGATAGTCCAAGGGCATCACGCCCGAGTTCATCTGGAAAAAGTGATTCCCACCTCACGGAAACCGGGTAATTTATAAAATCATGACTATATATCATGCAGTATACTGATTGTTAGAATGTTTTTGAATAGCTGTCTGGAGCTGTTAGAAGCATGCtattaaaataatgaataaacaaTGACACTTGCATATGTGAGCCAAAGGTTTCTGAATCTTTTGCTAGAAAAGCAATGTGGATTTTGGTGGTTATTGTTATTCAGTACTTCTGAGTCACTTAGGATTTAGATATGTGATTGTCGTTATTAGGGTATGTGTTAAATGAAGATAGAAAGAGATAGTCCGGGAAAATTTAGTGGATTAGTTATCATGATCAAATATTATGGGAAGAAGAGAGACACTGTATATGCTTAATCATTCTGTAGGAAAACATAACAGAAGGGGACTGATAAAGAAATTTAGATGGCGGGGTTGATTGCATGAATGATACCTCATCAATTAGTTGAGAGTGGATCTTTTGTTGGCTCTACACATAGAGAGGAGTTTTGCCCAAGAATGTGGTAACTTGTCCAGTTTTAGATGGACCTTCTATAGAACTTCTAATTATCAAGGCAGTTATAATGAAATATTTCTGTTGATGCTCTAAATAACCTGAAGGAAGATTAAATTTCGTCCAGCAATTTAAATATCTTTATTCTATCAGATAATATTTGTATCATTTTTCCTGCAGGTTTGATCAGTTTCCACTCTCTCCCTTGTCTCTGAAAGGAGTTAAAGATGCTGGATACAAAACGATGACCGTAGTGCAGGAGGCAACCCTTCCCGTTATTCTGAAAGGTGAGCTTTTACACTGTTTCGAAGCTTGAAGCATAGAGGGTTGAGATTTCATTCATCAGTTAGTATATAGTGGTTGATGGCTTTGTAAATGATAAGTCCAGTTGCGGACTGGGGAAACCCTGAATTACCCGTGGTGCACTTGCGGGAAACTCCTTGCCGAGGGCCTGTGCACCCCCGGGATTAGTCggggctcaaagagactcggacacctggtgcttaatcaaaaaaaaaaatgataagtcCAGTTGTGTTACTTCAACCAGTCTAAAAGTACATGCAGAAACATATTATGTGTTAGAGTGCTATCCCAGCCTTGTCTGTTGCAAAGATTTTTTGTCTTATTCACTATTATATGTGTTAATGATGACAGTGCCTGTTGTATTCAATTGTATTTGGTAGGAAAGGACGTTCTGGCCAAGGCAAAGACTGGAACTGGGAAAACTGTAGCATTTTTGGTAAAACACTGAATCTTTTCCATCAGAGAGTATCTATTGATATCTGAATTTAAAAAAACTGTCGCACACAATCCTCATGTAACAAATGGATTTATACTCAATAATGTCACCAGTTATCATTGGTGTTCTGTTGGAGTAACTTCCTTGGTGACTTGTGTAATTGAACATTCCTACTTCCCTCATTTCTTGGAAGAGGGCTGATTGAGTTGTGGCTTCGAAATGGATTCTGTAAACCTAGtgctttttaattattaaaatatcaacTCTGTTAAATTAATCATGTTAAAGATTCTCCAAAAATTGGTATAAAGTTTGCATAGTCATTTTAAATTTGTCTGAGAAAGGACTGGCATCTCTGAGATCACGTTAGCCTGAACCATTCTAATAATTTGATTTCAGCTTCCTTCAATTGAAGTTGTGGTAAAATCACCCCCCAACACTCGTGATCAAAAGAGGCCACCAGTTCTGGTGCTTGTGATATGCCCTACCCGGGAGCTTGCAACTCAAGCAGCTGCTGAGGCCAACACCTTGTTAAAATATCACCCTTCAATTGGGGTTCAAGTTGTTATAGGGGGAACACGGCTTGCACTTGAGCAGAAAAGGATGCAAGCAAATCCATGTCAGGTAATTATTTTTCTGAGAAGGGTAACAGAGGTCATGTCAGGCGGAGTAATTATTATTGTACACTTATTCATTATAAAGTTCCTgcattataaatatatacatggctCTTGTGATAAATGAAGTAACAGCTCTCTAGCTGAGAAGAAGAATTCACTTAGATGAAAATTCTGAAACGTTAGTAAAATCTTTGGCGAGCTTTAGTTTTTGATGACTCAGAAAAGGAGGTTTTGTTTTACGTTTAACTGTCGCATACCAGAATGGCAGAATCTAGTACAACTACAATATATCCAcaacaataatgatatgattggATGTAACATTGCAGGCATGGAGTTACATTAAGGGAAAGTTAGGCCCTGCATGATGAATATTAGAAGTGCTCCTCTACTTGTGATTCCTTAAGATCTCACAAAGCAAACTTAATATAGTACCTCTTAGCTTAAGTCTTATTCATCCTTTGTATGCATCCTTCAGACTGAGTGAAGCATGCTTAATAACTTTCTACGGGATAATGTGGCAGGCAAGTCTTTGAGAAGATACAGATGGCTGTGTGAAAGACCTATTTTTGAACAATCTCAGTGCATCCTatgattgaaaataaataatttttcaacTTATAGTCATGATTGCCCCTCTCCTTCCAATGCAAGTCAGTGTTCTACTAATGATCAATTAATAACAAATTAGATTGTCTTGGTTGCTTTGCACTTCCAAAAATAACTACTAGGTCCACTTATCAAAAAGGAAATAGTTACTAATGTTTTCCAATACGCGACTCAGATACTTGTGGCGACACCTGGGAGGCTTAGAGATCACGTAGAGAATACAGCAGGATTTGCTACTCGATTGATGGGTGTTCAAGTGTTGGTTCTTGATGAAGCTGATCATTTATTGGATATGGGATTCCGTaaagaaattgagaaaatcatcTCTGCTATTCCAAAACAGCGCCAAACACTTCTCTTTTCTGCAACAGTTCCACCGGAGGTATTTTATTTTACTCTCGTGGAGTAAGTATTACAAAGAGATGGAAATGAATTTACCTTTACCTTTGCAGGTCCGTCAAATTTGCCATATTGCTTTGAAAAGAGACCATGAATTTATCAATACCGTGGAGGAAGGCAGTGAAGAGACACATGCACAAGTAGGTCTCGGTTATTTCTTGGAGTTCTAGGATTAATACCTTTGTTGGATCTGTCTTGACTTTTTAGTTCTTTGTGAAATCTTCAGGTTGAGCAGATGCATCTGGTTTCTCCTCTAGAAACACATTTTTCACTTCTTTATGCTCTATTAAAAGAGCACATTGCTGATGATGTTAACTATAAGGTACTATACTTGGAAATTACGTATGAATCGCATATTTTTTTCTGGGTTTCTTGAGGGGAAAAGGAAAAGTAGGTCTACCATAGCTTACTTGTCATATATGCTATTTTTGAACTGGAAGTTCAAATAACAATCACTTGCAGATTTCACCAACTATCTTGATTCTGATCCTTGAGTGCAGGTTCTTGTATTTTGCACAACTGCAATGGTGACAAGACTAGTTGCTGAACTTCTTGGTGAACTTAACTTAAATGTCCGGGAGATTCATTCT encodes:
- the LOC132063789 gene encoding DEAD-box ATP-dependent RNA helicase 31-like isoform X2 — protein: MPVKLLPQLRLFNSTIPFTHFPTMKCSSTLKPKTVPVFSRMFPHKLKYRSIGFPILPAPGQQELRKFSTRSGRPGSGSGPVSKSLIEDEAELSDWVSGLRSDSSFKKTQVYSDSDDNEERGRGKFGNKRSRDDDDDDDFSGPDRRSGGRGGMQSNSRNGGRFGSEFGGGRGGGRGGMHSNLRGGGRFGNDRGGRSGGRDRMESSTRGGGRFGSEGRGSGGRDRKESSTRGGRFGSEGRGSGGRDRMESSSRGGRFGSDVGRGGSRDRMESFPRKGGRFGSEIASPSESRRGNGRVGSGYGREMGAQGGSSRLGRKEGTGMGRGSSMLLDEDDTNDENESEDEEEENGYKGFRNLIDSEEESEESDEDDEVKDEKVISLEKEDSPRASRPSSSGKSDSHLTETGFDQFPLSPLSLKGVKDAGYKTMTVVQEATLPVILKGKDVLAKAKTGTGKTVAFLLPSIEVVVKSPPNTRDQKRPPVLVLVICPTRELATQAAAEANTLLKYHPSIGVQVVIGGTRLALEQKRMQANPCQILVATPGRLRDHVENTAGFATRLMGVQVLVLDEADHLLDMGFRKEIEKIISAIPKQRQTLLFSATVPPEVRQICHIALKRDHEFINTVEEGSEETHAQVEQMHLVSPLETHFSLLYALLKEHIADDVNYKVLVFCTTAMVTRLVAELLGELNLNVREIHSRKPQSYRTRVSDEFRKSTGLILVSSDVSARGVDYPDVSLVVQIGVPADRQQYIHRLGRTGRKGKEGQGILLLAPWEEYFLSTIKDLPISKAPVPLIDPETKKKVERAFAHIDMKSKETAYQAWLGYYNSNRSIGKDKYRLVELANEFSQTMGLDNPPAIPKLVLGKMGLKNVPGLRSK
- the LOC132063789 gene encoding DEAD-box ATP-dependent RNA helicase 31-like isoform X1 — translated: MPVKLLPQLRLFNSTIPFTHFPTMKCSSTLKPKTVPVFSRMFPHKLKYRSIGFPILPAPGQQELRKFSTRSGRPGSGSGPVSKSLIEDEAELSDWVSGLRSDSSFKKTQVYSDSDDNEERGRGKFGNKRSRDDDDDDDFSGPDRRSGGRGGMQSNSRNGGRFGSEFGGGRGGGRGGMHSNLRGGGRFGNDRGGRSGGRDRMESSTRGGGRFGSEGRGSGGRDRKESSTRGGRFGSEGRGSGGRDRMESSSRGGRFGSDGGRGGGRDRMESSSRGGRFGSDVGRGGSRDRMESFPRKGGRFGSEIASPSESRRGNGRVGSGYGREMGAQGGSSRLGRKEGTGMGRGSSMLLDEDDTNDENESEDEEEENGYKGFRNLIDSEEESEESDEDDEVKDEKVISLEKEDSPRASRPSSSGKSDSHLTETGFDQFPLSPLSLKGVKDAGYKTMTVVQEATLPVILKGKDVLAKAKTGTGKTVAFLLPSIEVVVKSPPNTRDQKRPPVLVLVICPTRELATQAAAEANTLLKYHPSIGVQVVIGGTRLALEQKRMQANPCQILVATPGRLRDHVENTAGFATRLMGVQVLVLDEADHLLDMGFRKEIEKIISAIPKQRQTLLFSATVPPEVRQICHIALKRDHEFINTVEEGSEETHAQVEQMHLVSPLETHFSLLYALLKEHIADDVNYKVLVFCTTAMVTRLVAELLGELNLNVREIHSRKPQSYRTRVSDEFRKSTGLILVSSDVSARGVDYPDVSLVVQIGVPADRQQYIHRLGRTGRKGKEGQGILLLAPWEEYFLSTIKDLPISKAPVPLIDPETKKKVERAFAHIDMKSKETAYQAWLGYYNSNRSIGKDKYRLVELANEFSQTMGLDNPPAIPKLVLGKMGLKNVPGLRSK